A genomic segment from Phragmites australis chromosome 6, lpPhrAust1.1, whole genome shotgun sequence encodes:
- the LOC133922662 gene encoding putative adagio-like protein 2, with protein MEWDSDSDEEEEEEEAVQAGPGDVSPGFSLAIEGVLGACGMVVSDALEPDFPIIYVNRGFEDATGYRAEEVLGRNCRFLQCRGPFAQRRHPLVDAAVVTGIRICLEKGIEFQGDLLNFRKDGSPYMARLQLTPIYGDDETITHYMGIQFFNDSNVDLGPSPDSVTKELARSTWIAPDNTPQPTSVGKGNSWEHSNLFLLSEEVLCQKILSRLSPRDIASVNSVCKRLYHITKNEDLWRMVCQNAWGSAATRALEIVAGSRSLAWGRLARELTTLEAVAWRKLTVGGAVEPSRCNFSACAVGNRVVLFGGEGVNMQPMNDTFVLDLNASKPEWRHINVSSAPPGRWGHTLSCLNGSRLVLFGGCGGQGLLNDVFILDLDAQHPTWCEIPGLAPPVPRSWHSSCTLDGTKLVVSGGCADSGVLLCDTYLLDVTMEKPVWREIPASWTPPSRLGHSLSVYDGRKILMFGGLAKSGPLRLRSNDVFTSDLSEGKPCWRCITGSGMPGAGNPAGVGPPPRLDHVAVSLPGGRIVIFGGSVAGLHSASQLFHLDPTEEKPTWRILNVPGRPPRFAWGHSTCVVGGTKAIVLGGQTGEEWTLTEIYELSLTSSLV; from the exons ATGGAGTGGGACAGCGactccgacgaggaggaggaggaggaagaggcggtCCAGGCGGGGCCTGGGGATGTGTCCCCGGGGTTCTCTCTGGCCATCGAAGGCGTGCTGGGCGCGTGCGGGATGGTGGTCTCCGACGCGCTGGAGCCCGATTTCCCCATCATCTACGTCAACCGCGGCTTCGAGGACGCCACCGGGTACCGCGCGGAGGAGGTGCTCGGGAGGAACTG CCGGTTTTTACAATGCAGAGGACCATTTGCCCAGAGGAGACATCCCCTTGTTGATGCTGCAGTAGTTACTGGGATTCGGATATGTTTAGAGAAAGGGATAGAGTTCCAGGGTGATCTGTTGAATTTTAGAAAAGATGGTTCTCCATACATGGCGAGGCTGCAATTAACACCCATTTACGGCGATGATGAAACAATAACACACTATATGGGCATTCAGTTCTTCAATGATTCTAATGTTGATTTGGGGCCATCGCCAGACTCTGTAACAAAGGAACTTGCAAGATCGACATGGATTGCACCAGATAACACTCCCCAACCAACTTCAGTGGGCAAGGGTAACTCCTGGGAACATTCCAATCTCTTCCTACTGAGTGAGGAGGTGCTGTGCCAGAAGATCTTGTCAAGACTGTCGCCCAGAGATATAGCATCTGTAAACTCTGTTTGTAAGCGACTGTATCACATCACAAAGAATGAAGACCTTTGGAGGATGGTTTGTCAGAATGCATGGGGCAGTGCGGCTACTAGGGCCCTTGAGATTGTGGCTGGATCAAGAAGTTTGGCATGGGGACGGCTAGCACGAGAGTTGACCACCCTGGAAGCTGTTGCCTGGAGGAAATTGACAGTTGGGGGTGCAGTGGAGCCATCTCGCTGCAACTTCAGTGCTTGTGCTGTAGGGAACCGTGTTGTCCTTTTTGGTGGAGAAGGTGTCAACATGCAGCCAATGAATGATACATTTGTGCTGGATTTGAATGCCAGCAAGCCAGAATGGAGGCACATCAATGTGAGCTCAGCTCCTCCTGGTCGCTGGGGCCATACCCTATCATGCCTAAATGGATCACGATTGGTTTTGTTTGGTGGCTGTGGGGGGCAGGGGCTACTCAATGATGTGTTCATTTTGGATCTGGATGCACAGCATCCAACTTGGTGTGAGATTCCTGGCCTTGCACCACCAGTTCCACGGTCATGGCATAGCTCTTGCACATTGGATGGAACAAAGCTGGTGGTTTCCGGTGGCTGTGCCGACTCTGGTGTGCTACTCTGCGATACTTACCTTCTAGATGTAACAATGGAAAAGCCTGTTTGGAGGGAGATACCTGCATCTTGGACTCCACCTTCTAGATTGGGGCACTCACTCTCTGTCTATGATGGAAGGAAAATTCTGATGTTTGGTGGTCTTGCTAAAAGTGGTCCTCTACGACTCAGGTCTAATGATGTATTCACATCGGATTTAAGTGAAGGTAAGCCATGCTGGCGGTGCATCACTGGCAGTGGGATGCCAGGAGCTGGTAATCCTGCTGGAGTTGGCCCACCTCCTCGCCTTGATCATGTTGCCGTGAGCCTTCCTGGAGGGAGAATTGTGATATTTGGCGGGTCTGTGGCAGGTCTTCACTCTGCTTCACAGCTTTTCCACCTGGATCCAACTGAAGAGAAGCCTACCTGGAGGATTCTGAATGTTCCAGGGCGCCCTCCACGGTTTGCCTGGGGGCACAGCACTTGTGTCGTGGGAGGGACAAAGGCAATAGTTCTTGGAGGACAAACTGGAGAAGAGTGGACGCTAACTGAAATATATGAGCTTTCTCTGACAAGCTCCTTGGTTTGA
- the LOC133922663 gene encoding uncharacterized protein LOC133922663 — MGSANLVMKKVAKPGSFDPEIQFDQSWMEDVTCPICLDFPHNAVLLRCTSYEKGCRPFICDTDQTRSNCLERFKGAHGLPANVKVSSLTVAPIDSIHIISSHVSNRPACPLCRGDVIGWFVIDKARLHLNQKKRCCEESCCSYVGNFHELQKHTQQKHPNSRPSEIDPARRVDWDNLQQSTEIIDVLSTIHAQVPNSIVLGDYVIEYGDDETGDDYEVFHRVRGNWWTSCLFCKAFCRSPGGRRRARTRERSNGSSNSNRSSHESFTFEVPTRSVDIRELRFDEIDDEYIVTGAMPRVAASRRMASHYREPSFGHRRSHS; from the exons ATGGGTTCGGCGAATTTGGTGATGAAGAAGGTGGCAAAGCCCGGCTCCTTTGACCCGGAGATACAATTTGATCAAAGTTGGATGGAGGATGTTACATGCCCAATTTGTCTGGATTTCCCTCACAATGCAGTCTTATTGAGGTGCACCTCTTATGAGAAGGGTTGTAGACCGTTCATATGTGACACTGACCAGACTCGTTCAAACTGTCTCGAGAGGTTTAAAGGTGCTCATGGACTACCAGCCAATGTGAAAGTCTCGTCTCTTACTGTGGCTCCCATTGATAGCATTCATATCATTTCATCTCATGTAAGTAACCGCCCAGCTTGCCCATTGTGTAGAGGAGATGTGATTGGGTGGTTTGTTATTGACAAGGCTCGCTTGCATCTTAACCAAAAGAAAAGATGCTGTGAAGAGAGTTGCTGCTCATATGTTGGTAACTTCCATGAGCTTCAGAAGCACACCCAACAAAAACATCCAAATTCACGCCCTTCGGAAATTGATCCTGCTCGCCGGGTTGATTGGGATAATTTGCAGCAGTCCACTGAGATAATAGATGTCTTGAGCACAATACATGCACAGGTTCCTAATAGTATAGTTTTGGGAGATTATGTTATCGAATACGGGGATGATGAAACTGGAGATGACTATGAAGTTTTCCACAGGGTTAGGGGAAACTGGTGGACATCCTGTCTTTTTTGCAAGGCATTCTGTAGATCTCCAGGAGGCCgaagaagagcaagaacaagGGAAAGGAGTAATGGGAGCAGCAACAGCAATAGATCTAGTCATGAAAGTTTTACTTTTGAAGTGCCCACAAGATCTGTTGACATAAGAGAACTCAGATTTGATGAAATTGATGACGAGTATATAGTCACAGGGGCCATGCCTAGAGTTGCAGCATCCAGGAGAATGGCCAGTCATTACAG AGAACCCAGTTTTGGACACCGTCGTTCGCACTCCTAG